One genomic window of Sphingobacterium oryzagri includes the following:
- a CDS encoding PQQ-dependent sugar dehydrogenase, whose amino-acid sequence MKINFTLTLASGLLPLVMFSCGSMNKNEASSGQSTTASREEAEYGKTVDLQEPFATPSINKYAVIVGWKEGEAPVAPAGYKVVRFAEGLNSPRNIYVAADGRVFVAQSRTEERDQSDDYLNARNIYRSASPDEILVFQDNDADGRADGKKVFLSGLKQPYGMLILNEQFYVANTDGLVRYGYDSKSGELKATAGEKIVQFPAGGYNNHWTRNIISNQTGDKILISIGSGSDVGENGMENEVRRAAILEVNPDGSAEQIFAHGIRNPVGMDIEPHTGHLWTAVNERDKLGDQLVPDYITSVQEGKFYGWPYYYWGMNQEPRWKDSMPDNLPNSLKPDFALGAHTASLGLSFNKIDGFKTGAYIGQHGSWNRSEFEGYKVAFVPFRDGKPAGKIENFLTGFIADKDKKEVHGRPAAVVFTKNYMLVADDAANVIWAVIPESE is encoded by the coding sequence ATGAAAATAAATTTTACGTTAACATTAGCCTCCGGTCTATTGCCATTGGTGATGTTCAGTTGTGGCTCCATGAATAAGAATGAAGCAAGTAGTGGGCAATCAACGACGGCATCAAGAGAAGAAGCAGAGTATGGGAAAACTGTCGATCTTCAAGAACCGTTTGCTACGCCTTCAATAAACAAATACGCCGTAATCGTCGGTTGGAAAGAGGGTGAAGCGCCAGTTGCTCCGGCCGGGTATAAAGTAGTTCGCTTTGCGGAAGGACTGAATAGTCCGAGAAATATATATGTAGCAGCGGATGGCCGTGTTTTTGTCGCCCAGTCGCGCACCGAAGAACGTGACCAGAGCGACGACTATTTAAACGCCCGAAATATATACCGAAGTGCTAGCCCTGACGAGATTTTGGTTTTCCAGGATAATGATGCGGATGGACGAGCGGATGGAAAAAAAGTGTTCCTTTCCGGCTTGAAGCAACCCTACGGTATGCTTATTCTGAATGAACAGTTTTATGTTGCCAATACAGATGGATTGGTGCGCTACGGCTACGATTCGAAAAGCGGCGAGTTGAAAGCAACTGCGGGTGAAAAAATAGTTCAATTTCCTGCTGGAGGTTACAACAACCATTGGACGCGGAATATCATCAGTAATCAGACGGGAGACAAAATTCTGATATCAATTGGTTCTGGAAGTGACGTAGGTGAGAACGGTATGGAAAATGAAGTTAGACGTGCAGCTATTCTGGAGGTAAATCCTGACGGATCTGCTGAGCAAATTTTTGCGCATGGTATTCGTAATCCAGTAGGAATGGATATCGAGCCTCATACCGGCCACCTGTGGACCGCTGTCAACGAGCGTGATAAGCTTGGCGATCAGCTGGTGCCTGATTATATCACATCGGTGCAGGAAGGTAAATTTTACGGTTGGCCTTATTACTATTGGGGCATGAACCAAGAGCCGCGCTGGAAAGATAGCATGCCAGATAATTTGCCAAATTCGCTCAAGCCAGACTTTGCTTTGGGCGCACATACGGCTTCGCTTGGCTTGTCTTTCAACAAGATAGACGGATTTAAGACGGGTGCTTACATTGGACAGCACGGTTCGTGGAACAGATCTGAATTTGAAGGTTATAAGGTGGCGTTCGTTCCATTCCGTGACGGTAAGCCTGCTGGTAAAATCGAAAATTTTCTTACCGGTTTTATTGCCGATAAAGATAAAAAGGAAGTGCACGGAAGACCGGCGGCTGTGGTGTTTACCAAAAATTATATGCTGGTTGCCGATGATGCTGCAAATGTGATATGGGCTGTTATACCCGAATCAGAATAA
- a CDS encoding phytase, producing the protein MNNILRYSCLVFSVSACISSADKLAAVHPNAIKPSVITQQVAFDTDDPAIWIHPTDSSSSLVIGTDKNEAGALFVFDLEGKVVKKSIPLNRPNNVDIVQGFLINGKRMDIAVTTERGTNMIRVFSLPDLEVIDGGGIPVFEGEKERSPMGISLYTRPADKAVFAIVGRKNGPADRYLWQYQLQGNADGTISAKKVRSFGKFSGKKEIEAITVDNELGYVYYSDEQTGIRKYYADPAQHSDAELSLFAQHGFVSDHEGLAIYKTAPDAGYIVASNQQNNSIMLYPRQGNPDAPHQHELIAEIPISAVECDGLEITTINLGQRFPKGMLVAMSNGKVFHYYDWREIDQRLKK; encoded by the coding sequence ATGAACAACATATTACGTTACAGTTGCCTGGTTTTTTCTGTCTCAGCCTGCATCAGCTCGGCCGATAAATTGGCAGCTGTACACCCTAACGCTATTAAACCCAGCGTTATCACGCAGCAAGTCGCGTTTGATACCGACGATCCTGCAATTTGGATACATCCTACGGATTCCAGCAGCAGCCTGGTGATCGGAACCGACAAGAACGAAGCAGGCGCACTGTTCGTTTTTGATCTCGAGGGAAAGGTCGTAAAAAAGAGCATACCGCTTAATCGACCCAATAATGTCGACATTGTACAAGGATTCTTGATAAATGGTAAACGCATGGACATCGCCGTGACTACCGAGCGCGGAACGAATATGATCCGTGTTTTCTCACTTCCCGATTTAGAAGTGATCGACGGTGGTGGTATACCGGTCTTTGAAGGCGAGAAAGAGCGCAGCCCAATGGGAATTTCTTTGTATACAAGACCAGCTGATAAAGCTGTTTTTGCCATCGTAGGACGCAAAAATGGTCCAGCAGATCGATATTTATGGCAATATCAGCTCCAGGGAAATGCCGACGGAACCATAAGCGCCAAGAAAGTTCGTTCGTTTGGTAAATTTAGTGGAAAAAAGGAAATTGAAGCTATCACGGTCGACAATGAACTGGGGTATGTGTACTATTCAGACGAGCAAACGGGTATCCGTAAGTATTATGCGGATCCGGCTCAACATAGTGATGCCGAACTTTCCCTGTTTGCGCAACATGGATTTGTTTCTGACCACGAGGGACTGGCAATCTATAAAACAGCTCCAGACGCGGGTTATATCGTCGCGTCTAATCAGCAGAACAACTCCATTATGCTCTATCCCCGTCAAGGCAATCCAGATGCGCCGCATCAACATGAGCTGATTGCCGAGATTCCCATTTCAGCGGTGGAGTGCGATGGCCTGGAAATTACCACAATAAACCTCGGGCAACGGTTTCCCAAGGGCATGTTGGTGGCGATGAGTAATGGCAAGGTTTTTCATTACTATGACTGGCGAGAAATTGATCAACGATTAAAAAAATAG
- a CDS encoding right-handed parallel beta-helix repeat-containing protein — protein sequence MKKVSSIVLSAAIIAAGSMASMTSCSKNDPIVEVPQEHLPLEENVTGNVSGTWRKGSTIFVKGHLVVPKGQSLTIEEGVTVIMDSNVAPEVLIEGSFYAMGTAENPILISVKESDRTAANALGGLWGGLLAAPSSEEILLEHTILEYGGGETTEASPSVLGQYYKAAAGQNVPALWTSNVNAKVVVINCTLRHFKDDAFYLEGGKTIIANNKFYTTGESGGESINTKSGVVADIAFNLIYSPNTNALKLSNSGDRSPQGFIKAYNNTILNAGWRRPTAKGGSIWVEKEIHAEIYNNLLVNNRYGIKYDSPTGPDARNIYANNYYYGNNQQAVDQFQANEANVIIGQNEVRSATAGANDPLFVNYPLTTSMTNATFDESWDFRLRASSPALGKGKTDIVRNFPTGILIKGKNYVAPAAASYVGAFAGQ from the coding sequence ATGAAAAAAGTATCATCAATTGTATTGTCCGCGGCCATTATCGCTGCGGGAAGCATGGCGTCCATGACATCTTGTTCAAAAAATGATCCAATCGTGGAGGTTCCGCAGGAACATTTGCCTCTGGAAGAAAATGTGACCGGTAATGTGTCCGGCACCTGGAGAAAAGGCAGTACGATCTTTGTTAAAGGACATCTCGTGGTGCCGAAAGGGCAGAGCTTAACAATCGAAGAAGGCGTGACGGTGATCATGGATAGTAATGTGGCGCCTGAAGTATTGATCGAGGGAAGTTTTTATGCGATGGGAACGGCAGAAAATCCCATCCTGATCAGTGTAAAAGAATCGGATCGTACGGCTGCCAATGCATTGGGTGGCCTGTGGGGAGGTTTACTGGCTGCGCCGAGCAGTGAAGAAATATTATTGGAACATACCATTTTAGAATATGGCGGCGGAGAAACTACCGAAGCATCGCCTTCGGTACTGGGCCAATACTACAAGGCTGCAGCGGGACAAAACGTTCCGGCACTGTGGACCTCGAATGTCAATGCCAAAGTTGTCGTGATCAACTGCACCTTACGGCATTTTAAAGACGATGCATTCTATCTGGAAGGAGGAAAAACCATTATTGCCAACAACAAGTTTTACACCACGGGCGAATCAGGCGGCGAGTCCATCAACACAAAATCGGGCGTCGTTGCAGACATTGCCTTTAATTTAATATATAGTCCGAATACCAATGCACTTAAACTATCCAACTCGGGTGATCGCAGCCCGCAAGGTTTTATCAAGGCGTATAATAACACCATCTTAAATGCCGGCTGGAGAAGACCTACCGCAAAGGGTGGATCGATCTGGGTAGAAAAAGAAATTCACGCCGAGATTTATAATAATTTGCTGGTTAATAACCGTTACGGTATTAAGTATGATAGCCCTACGGGGCCTGATGCTAGAAACATTTATGCCAATAATTATTATTACGGCAACAATCAGCAAGCTGTGGATCAGTTTCAGGCGAATGAAGCGAATGTCATTATCGGACAAAATGAGGTGCGTAGTGCCACCGCCGGTGCTAACGATCCTTTATTTGTCAATTATCCGCTCACGACGTCTATGACTAATGCAACTTTTGACGAAAGCTGGGACTTTCGCTTGAGGGCTTCATCGCCCGCGTTGGGCAAAGGAAAAACGGATATCGTTCGTAATTTTCCAACGGGTATTTTGATCAAGGGCAAGAATTATGTGGCGCCAGCTGCAGCAAGCTACGTAGGCGCTTTTGCTGGACAGTAA
- a CDS encoding aldo/keto reductase: MKYQPLGQSGLLISEIIVGTSSFGGHADGSQSKKELVDQAKKILNIAFDAGVNMVDTADLYGQGRSETILGEALGTVRKDIILASKGRNPTGNGKNESGASRHHLISACEASLKRLGTDYIDLYQMHNWDGLTPIDETLEALTNLVRSGKVRYIGTSNYTGWQLTKTLYVADLKSLIRPIAQQIHYSPESRDAEYELLPAAIDQQVGTIIWSPLAKGAMAGRLRQGKPVPQDFLQTEARWTEPYMHDIDRAMRISEVLLNIAEELAVSPARVCLAWLKNRPAITGIIVGSTDEQQMKDNLATTDLTLSAEHTQQITDVSAQNPRYPYWHRITTHMDRIDPAESSFLAEAERVMRNQIV, translated from the coding sequence ATGAAATATCAACCTTTGGGCCAGTCTGGCTTACTGATTTCAGAAATAATTGTAGGTACGAGTAGTTTTGGCGGCCATGCGGATGGCAGTCAGTCAAAAAAGGAGCTCGTTGATCAGGCGAAGAAAATACTGAATATTGCATTTGATGCTGGCGTCAACATGGTGGATACTGCAGACTTGTATGGGCAGGGGCGCTCGGAAACGATTTTGGGAGAAGCTTTAGGAACGGTTCGCAAAGATATTATACTTGCATCGAAAGGGCGTAACCCGACCGGAAACGGAAAAAATGAAAGTGGCGCTTCGCGGCATCATTTGATAAGCGCTTGTGAAGCAAGTTTAAAGCGACTTGGTACAGACTATATTGATCTTTACCAAATGCATAATTGGGATGGGCTCACACCAATTGATGAAACATTGGAGGCATTGACGAATCTCGTCCGTTCAGGAAAAGTAAGGTATATCGGTACATCCAACTACACGGGTTGGCAATTAACCAAAACGCTTTATGTGGCAGATCTAAAAAGTTTGATTCGTCCGATTGCCCAGCAAATACATTATTCACCGGAAAGTAGAGATGCGGAATACGAATTGCTTCCCGCAGCGATCGATCAGCAGGTGGGCACCATTATTTGGAGTCCTTTAGCAAAAGGTGCCATGGCCGGGCGGCTACGCCAGGGAAAACCTGTTCCGCAAGACTTTTTGCAGACCGAAGCACGTTGGACAGAACCCTATATGCACGATATTGACCGCGCCATGCGTATATCAGAAGTTTTACTGAACATAGCGGAAGAACTAGCGGTTTCGCCTGCGCGGGTTTGCCTGGCTTGGCTGAAAAACAGACCTGCGATAACGGGTATAATCGTAGGCTCAACCGATGAGCAACAGATGAAGGATAATTTGGCCACCACCGATTTGACACTTTCTGCTGAGCACACCCAGCAAATTACGGATGTCTCCGCGCAAAATCCGCGCTATCCGTATTGGCACCGTATCACGACGCATATGGATCGGATTGATCCTGCTGAATCATCCTTTTTAGCCGAAGCTGAACGCGTGATGCGAAACCAGATTGTGTAA